The following are encoded together in the Clostridium sp. BJN0013 genome:
- a CDS encoding Hsp70 family protein, giving the protein MAGLEIKYSKYKLGIDLGTSTSVVSVYENGRTRVFKINGKEYMPSVVSFIDKNTKLVGEEAKGRAMLDPMNTVSSIKRHMGEEGYELSIFEKTYSPEQIASEILSKLVDAAYEQKDFESEGSLYDVVICVPANFTDNAKLATRKAAEMAGLNVLALLEEPVAAAIMYGFDSNKDQNVLVYDLGGGTFDVCILKIQTKKNNLDRDKYEILSKEGISKLGGDDFDRSIMEIINEDFKLKNKGIDLLDMERDQGISKKKMKAAQQKLKEIAENVKIELSFNNSANVLLPNIIQTGEGELLHLDMEITRDTFEQAISPLIDKTDESVKLALDNAKLSMEDIDKVILVGGSSLVPLVKSRIKEVFKVEPYSDFNPITIVAEGAAIFAASMGTPREGDVFNIVTHNLGIMTEGMEFSNIIEKGTEIPKKASVIREKEYKTQKDAQTEVTIYVYQSSEDIAFVNEKDDEGRDKATFIGEFKLSNIPPAPKGAEKITVKFEVNEENIVKVTAAALGTGSQEEITLNVIKE; this is encoded by the coding sequence ATGGCAGGCTTAGAAATAAAGTATAGTAAATATAAATTAGGTATAGATCTGGGTACTTCAACTTCAGTAGTTTCAGTGTATGAAAATGGTAGAACTAGAGTGTTTAAAATAAATGGAAAAGAGTACATGCCATCGGTGGTATCATTTATTGATAAGAATACAAAACTTGTAGGAGAAGAAGCTAAAGGCAGGGCTATGCTTGATCCTATGAATACTGTTAGTTCAATTAAAAGACATATGGGGGAGGAAGGATATGAACTGTCTATTTTTGAAAAAACCTATAGTCCGGAACAAATAGCTTCTGAAATTCTTTCAAAACTTGTAGATGCAGCCTATGAGCAGAAAGACTTTGAATCAGAAGGAAGTTTATATGATGTGGTAATATGTGTGCCGGCCAATTTTACAGACAATGCAAAATTAGCTACTAGAAAGGCAGCGGAAATGGCAGGCTTAAATGTGTTGGCTCTTTTGGAAGAACCTGTGGCTGCAGCCATTATGTATGGATTTGATTCCAATAAAGATCAGAATGTTTTAGTATATGATTTAGGAGGGGGAACTTTTGATGTTTGTATACTAAAGATACAGACTAAAAAAAATAATTTAGATAGAGATAAGTATGAGATTTTATCCAAAGAAGGTATATCAAAGCTGGGGGGAGATGATTTTGACAGAAGTATTATGGAAATTATAAATGAGGATTTTAAACTGAAAAATAAGGGTATCGACCTATTGGATATGGAAAGAGATCAAGGCATCAGCAAGAAAAAAATGAAAGCTGCACAGCAAAAATTAAAAGAAATTGCTGAAAATGTAAAAATTGAATTGAGTTTTAACAATAGCGCCAATGTACTTTTACCTAATATAATTCAGACAGGAGAAGGGGAGCTGTTGCATTTGGATATGGAAATTACCAGAGATACTTTTGAACAGGCTATTTCTCCTCTAATTGATAAGACTGATGAAAGTGTAAAATTAGCCCTTGATAATGCAAAACTTTCTATGGAGGATATTGACAAGGTGATCTTAGTAGGGGGTTCCTCTTTAGTTCCTTTAGTTAAAAGTAGAATTAAAGAAGTTTTTAAAGTAGAACCTTATAGTGATTTTAATCCTATTACTATAGTAGCAGAAGGGGCGGCAATATTTGCAGCTTCTATGGGAACTCCTCGTGAAGGAGATGTTTTTAATATTGTAACTCATAATCTAGGTATTATGACAGAAGGTATGGAATTTTCTAATATAATAGAAAAGGGCACAGAAATACCCAAAAAGGCTTCTGTAATTAGAGAAAAGGAATATAAAACCCAAAAGGATGCACAGACAGAAGTTACTATATACGTATATCAATCATCAGAAGATATAGCTTTTGTAAATGAAAAAGATGATGAAGGCAGGGACAAAGCAACATTTATAGGAGAGTTCAAATTAAGTAATATTCCTCCTGCACCAAAAGGAGCCGAAAAAATAACTGTTAAGTTTGAAGTAAATGAGGAAAATATTGTAAAGGTAACTGCTGCTGCACTAGGTACAGGATCTCAGGAAGAAATAACGTTAAATGTAATTAAGGAATAG
- a CDS encoding Hsp70 family protein encodes MSVVVGIDLGTTNSVISYVKRGKVKTILLDGKNTFPSVVSISNGKIITGYPAKAKLIMDPSNTISSTKRDMGKDTTYIIGKQKMTSQDIACEILKAIKEKAEFTLGEKITDAVITTPAYFTSEQRKATKNAARKAGFNVLRLMAEPSAAAVSYGINQNKDQIIMVYDLGGGTFDVSIMKVKGNRFEAIALDGDSRLGGDDFDERICSVVYKRIKEDTKIDIEMGKEREYAAARQKIKEAAENAKIELSSKENTSIIIPNILKDYHLDFELSKDEYYDLIKPLIDKTIQKVKSVLKDANMTSEDIDRLILVGGATKTPIIREILKKEVRDPFTAPNVDEVVSNGAAILAVSLSNSIASEESSAITDIFKEDLMLDEKVNFSYGVALLNNENVLEFCPVVYKNTLLPCRAGLIAYTVDEYQEVVTFRVFRGEHKELEKDEEVGQLKISITKPEKEEVAVGAIFEMDDDNIIHFTGVELMENSYTMPIIRKAFENDGQLDLNLVEELIRSEKIKSKKIDIKTK; translated from the coding sequence ATGTCAGTAGTTGTAGGTATTGATTTAGGTACTACTAATTCAGTTATTTCTTATGTAAAGAGGGGAAAAGTAAAAACTATACTTTTAGATGGAAAAAATACTTTTCCTTCCGTAGTATCAATCAGTAATGGCAAAATTATTACAGGATATCCAGCAAAGGCTAAGCTTATAATGGATCCTTCAAATACCATAAGTTCAACAAAAAGGGATATGGGAAAGGACACTACCTACATTATAGGAAAGCAAAAAATGACTTCACAGGATATAGCCTGTGAAATATTAAAGGCCATTAAGGAGAAAGCAGAATTTACACTAGGTGAAAAAATCACCGATGCAGTAATAACTACACCGGCATATTTTACATCGGAACAGAGAAAAGCAACAAAAAATGCAGCCAGGAAAGCTGGATTCAATGTACTTAGGTTGATGGCAGAACCATCTGCTGCTGCAGTGAGTTATGGGATAAATCAAAATAAAGACCAAATTATAATGGTATACGATTTAGGGGGAGGAACCTTTGATGTCTCCATAATGAAGGTAAAGGGAAATAGATTTGAAGCCATTGCCCTTGATGGAGATTCAAGGCTTGGAGGAGATGATTTTGATGAGAGAATATGTAGTGTTGTATATAAAAGAATAAAGGAAGATACTAAAATTGATATTGAAATGGGAAAAGAAAGAGAATATGCAGCCGCTAGACAGAAAATTAAAGAGGCTGCTGAAAATGCCAAAATTGAACTGTCTTCGAAGGAGAATACCTCAATTATTATTCCTAATATTTTAAAGGATTATCATCTGGATTTTGAATTATCAAAGGATGAATATTATGATTTGATAAAACCTCTCATTGATAAAACCATACAGAAGGTGAAAAGTGTATTAAAAGATGCCAATATGACCTCAGAAGATATTGACAGATTGATTTTAGTGGGGGGAGCCACTAAGACTCCAATAATTAGAGAAATATTAAAAAAAGAAGTAAGAGACCCATTTACTGCACCTAATGTAGATGAAGTAGTATCAAATGGAGCTGCCATATTAGCAGTAAGTCTTTCAAATTCTATAGCCAGTGAAGAAAGCAGTGCTATTACAGATATATTTAAGGAAGATCTTATGTTGGATGAAAAAGTTAATTTCAGTTATGGAGTAGCTTTGTTAAATAACGAAAATGTACTGGAATTTTGTCCGGTTGTTTATAAAAATACACTATTACCATGTAGGGCAGGCTTGATTGCCTATACTGTGGATGAATACCAAGAAGTTGTTACATTCAGAGTTTTTAGGGGAGAACATAAAGAACTGGAAAAAGATGAGGAGGTAGGACAGTTGAAAATTTCTATTACCAAACCTGAAAAAGAAGAAGTAGCTGTAGGAGCCATTTTTGAGATGGATGATGATAATATAATCCATTTTACAGGGGTAGAATTAATGGAAAATAGTTATACAATGCCTATTATCCGTAAGGCTTTTGAAAATGATGGACAATTGGATTTGAATTTAGTAGAAGAGTTAATTAGAAGTGAAAAGATTAAGTCTAAAAAAATTGATATAAAGACAAAATGA